A section of the Citrobacter farmeri genome encodes:
- a CDS encoding TRAP transporter substrate-binding protein: MKLTKTLLNLCMGTALVLAAQAASAQTLRAADVHPADYPNVVAVKHMGEKLSAATDGRLDIKTFPGGVLGDEKQMIEQAQLGAIDIIRVSMSPVAAILPEINVFTLPYVFRDEDHLHKVLDGAIGQEIGDRLTANSQSRLVFLGWMDAGTRNLITKDPVVKPEDLKGMKIRVQTSPVSIDTLKAMGANAIAMGTSEVFSGMQTGVIDGTENNPPTFVAHNYLPVAKNYTWSKHFIIPELFLFSKAKWDKLKKEDQDLIIKLAKEAQIEQRQLWQAYNAKSLETMKANGVNFHDIDTDYFYKATQSVRDQYGKDHQDLIKRIQDVK, from the coding sequence ATGAAACTGACCAAAACCTTGTTAAACCTGTGCATGGGTACCGCCTTAGTGCTGGCCGCCCAGGCGGCGTCTGCACAAACGCTGCGTGCGGCAGATGTCCATCCGGCGGATTATCCGAACGTGGTTGCTGTGAAGCATATGGGCGAAAAACTCAGCGCCGCCACTGACGGGCGTCTGGATATTAAAACCTTTCCGGGCGGCGTGCTGGGCGATGAAAAGCAGATGATTGAACAGGCGCAACTGGGCGCAATTGATATTATCCGCGTGTCGATGTCTCCGGTTGCCGCAATATTGCCAGAGATTAACGTCTTCACCTTGCCTTATGTCTTCCGTGATGAAGATCACCTGCACAAAGTACTGGACGGGGCGATTGGTCAGGAGATCGGCGACAGGCTGACCGCTAACAGTCAGTCCCGACTGGTGTTTCTTGGCTGGATGGATGCCGGAACGCGTAACCTGATTACCAAGGATCCGGTAGTGAAACCGGAAGACCTGAAGGGAATGAAAATTCGCGTCCAAACCAGCCCGGTATCGATCGATACCTTAAAAGCCATGGGGGCGAATGCGATCGCAATGGGGACCAGCGAGGTGTTTAGCGGCATGCAAACCGGGGTCATTGATGGCACGGAAAATAACCCACCGACTTTTGTCGCGCATAACTATTTGCCAGTTGCCAAAAATTACACCTGGAGTAAGCATTTCATTATTCCTGAACTGTTCCTGTTTTCAAAAGCCAAGTGGGACAAGTTGAAAAAAGAAGATCAGGATTTAATTATTAAACTGGCGAAAGAAGCACAAATTGAGCAGCGTCAACTCTGGCAAGCGTATAACGCGAAATCACTGGAAACGATGAAAGCGAATGGTGTGAATTTTCATGATATCGATACGGATTATTTCTATAAAGCCACACAGTCCGTCCGGGATCAATATGGCAAAGACCACCAGGATTTGATCAAGCGAATTCAGGATGTGAAGTAA
- a CDS encoding TRAP transporter small permease: MGEYYSSVMDVLYRISMWIAGLALLVMVAVIPVGIFARYVMNSALSWPEPVAILCMVTFTFIGAAVSYRAGSHIAVSMVTDRLGDMGRRICFIGADLMLLAISIFILWYGSTLCYELWQQPVAEFPILTAGENYLPLPIGSAITLLFIIEKICRGAQYQRPVVMLGSTS, encoded by the coding sequence ATGGGTGAATATTATTCATCGGTAATGGATGTGCTGTATCGAATTTCAATGTGGATTGCCGGGCTGGCTTTATTGGTCATGGTGGCGGTAATTCCTGTGGGGATATTCGCGCGCTATGTGATGAACAGCGCGCTGTCCTGGCCTGAGCCGGTCGCCATATTATGCATGGTGACGTTCACCTTTATCGGTGCGGCGGTCAGTTACCGCGCGGGTTCGCATATTGCTGTCAGCATGGTGACTGACCGTCTTGGCGACATGGGGCGTCGAATCTGCTTTATCGGTGCCGATCTGATGCTGCTGGCGATCAGTATTTTTATTCTTTGGTACGGTTCGACGCTCTGTTACGAGTTGTGGCAACAGCCCGTGGCGGAATTCCCAATTTTGACTGCCGGGGAAAACTATCTTCCGCTCCCTATCGGTTCGGCGATCACGCTGCTTTTCATCATCGAAAAGATCTGCCGTGGCGCTCAGTATCAACGTCCCGTGGTCATGCTGGGTTCAACCAGTTGA